A genomic stretch from Scomber scombrus chromosome 8, fScoSco1.1, whole genome shotgun sequence includes:
- the rpl36 gene encoding large ribosomal subunit protein eL36 has product MAIRYPMAVGLNKGHQVTKNVTAPKHSRRRGRLTKHSKFVRDMIREVCGFAPYERRAMELLKVSKDKRALKFIKKRIGTHIRAKRKREELSNVLAAMRKAAAKKD; this is encoded by the exons ATGGCTATTCGCTACCCCATGGCCGTTGGCCTTAACAAAGGCCATCAAGTCACCAAAAACGTAACTGCTCCCAAACACAGCCGCCGGCGTGGG CGTCTGACCAAACACAGCAAGTTTGTTCGGGATATGATCCGTGAAGTTTGTGGCTTTGCTCCGTATGAGAGGCGAGCCATGGAGCTGCTGAAAGTGTCCAAGGACAAGAGAGCCCTCAAGTTTATCAAGAAGAGG ATTGGCACTCACATCCGCgccaagagaaagagagaggagctgAGCAACGTGCTAGCCGCCATGAGGAAGGCAGCCGCTAAGAAGGACTAA